One window from the genome of Magnetovibrio sp. encodes:
- a CDS encoding phosphate/phosphite/phosphonate ABC transporter substrate-binding protein: MVRKMMPLWVLTLIMLCAGPVLAEQAFYRFGVVPQFEPRKLADIWLPIIAELEKRTGFKLAMVGSAEIPEFEKAFFAGDFDFAYMNPYHAMLAGESQGYVPLIRDHGRNLSGILVVAQDSPVKNITELEGQDVAFPSPNALGASLLMRAELETIHGVTVKPVYVQTHSSVYLNVVLGKTSAGGGVLSTLKGQKADIQDRLRVLYTTRNMAPHPLTAHPRVPEAHREAVRQAFLDLASTDEGKALVSRIPMKQPGIAKLEDYQVLKDWGLDKYYVE; encoded by the coding sequence ATGGTGCGCAAAATGATGCCGTTATGGGTCTTGACCCTTATCATGCTGTGCGCCGGTCCGGTCCTTGCAGAGCAAGCCTTCTACCGCTTTGGCGTCGTGCCCCAGTTCGAGCCGCGCAAACTTGCCGACATTTGGCTTCCCATCATTGCGGAATTGGAAAAGCGCACGGGTTTCAAGTTGGCTATGGTCGGGTCTGCGGAAATACCGGAGTTTGAAAAAGCCTTCTTTGCGGGTGATTTCGATTTTGCTTACATGAACCCCTACCACGCCATGCTGGCGGGTGAGAGCCAGGGCTATGTCCCCCTGATACGGGATCATGGGCGCAATTTATCGGGCATCCTCGTTGTCGCCCAAGATAGTCCCGTCAAGAACATCACGGAACTTGAGGGACAAGACGTCGCCTTTCCCTCCCCCAACGCGCTGGGGGCTTCGTTACTGATGCGCGCGGAACTGGAAACCATTCACGGTGTCACGGTCAAGCCGGTTTATGTCCAAACCCACTCGTCCGTCTATTTGAACGTCGTTCTTGGCAAAACCAGCGCTGGCGGCGGGGTTCTCAGTACGCTGAAAGGGCAAAAAGCGGACATTCAAGACCGGCTGCGCGTCCTCTATACGACGCGTAACATGGCGCCGCACCCTCTGACGGCACACCCTCGCGTGCCCGAGGCACATCGCGAGGCCGTCCGCCAGGCGTTCCTCGACCTGGCTTCGACCGATGAAGGCAAGGCACTCGTCAGCCGCATCCCCATGAAGCAGCCCGGCATTGCGAAATTAGAGGACTATCAAGTGCTGAAAGACTGGGGCTTGGACAAGTATTATGTGGAATGA